In a single window of the Christensenella timonensis genome:
- the larC gene encoding nickel pincer cofactor biosynthesis protein LarC: protein MDLYFDCAWGISGDMTIAALLDSGASFERLSRELRKLSLTGYALRYTKTEKDGAIMSDFDVLIDPDAYDNHVQRNYYDVRKLITESPLSRKIKERACAVLGIAACSQAKAHGVAKSGVYFHETGAIDSIVDIVGTAICLEDLHAGHIFSSPLTEGTGTIKYRYGRLPVPVPATKNTLTDHGIPYGVTDVKQELITPTGAAIAAALFEDFFPKQQLEEKGYSILRSGKGAGKREYGKGGFLQCHALG from the coding sequence ATGGATCTGTATTTTGATTGTGCGTGGGGCATCAGCGGGGATATGACGATCGCAGCGCTTTTGGACAGCGGGGCAAGCTTTGAACGGTTAAGCAGGGAGCTGCGGAAGTTATCGCTTACCGGATATGCGCTGCGCTATACCAAAACGGAAAAAGACGGCGCCATCATGAGTGACTTTGACGTACTCATCGACCCGGATGCATACGACAACCATGTGCAAAGGAATTATTATGACGTCAGGAAGCTGATCACGGAAAGCCCGCTTAGCAGGAAAATCAAAGAGCGGGCATGCGCTGTTCTTGGGATTGCCGCCTGTTCGCAGGCAAAGGCGCACGGCGTTGCAAAAAGCGGCGTGTATTTCCATGAAACGGGCGCGATCGATTCGATCGTCGACATTGTAGGAACGGCGATATGCTTAGAAGACCTGCATGCGGGACATATTTTTTCCTCCCCGCTCACAGAGGGGACGGGAACGATCAAGTATCGGTACGGGAGGCTTCCGGTACCGGTGCCGGCAACGAAGAACACGCTTACGGACCATGGCATCCCATATGGCGTGACGGATGTGAAACAGGAGCTGATCACCCCGACGGGCGCGGCGATCGCAGCAGCGCTCTTTGAGGATTTCTTTCCTAAGCAGCAGCTTGAGGAAAAGGGGTACAGCATTTTGAGGAGTGGAAAAGGCGCAGGCAAGCGGGAATACGGCAAAGGCGGTTTTTTGCAATGCCACGCGCTGGGATAA
- a CDS encoding class II fructose-bisphosphate aldolase, whose amino-acid sequence MKKYTGEEIRELFAYADSEGFAVPMFNYSDLWDLKAIVAAAEELRAPVMVGVDPPVFEDIGYEMCAAMVDVATKEASVPIIHHLDHSSCVKQCKEAIDLGVFSVMMDASHKPIDENIADVRAVTDYAREKGAYVEAEIGRIRGESSYETSYTGDDYLFILDEAVKLVREAKPDALAIGIGNAHGFYVGKPELNFDKLKEANDALDVFLVLHGGTGIPREDIRRAIKGGINKVNVGTAVYTAYMNGVRDKLMADGENQFTLEVMPVGVERCKQAVMEWIKTCMADGKA is encoded by the coding sequence ATGAAAAAGTACACGGGAGAAGAAATCAGGGAGCTCTTTGCATACGCTGACAGCGAGGGATTCGCAGTCCCCATGTTCAATTATTCGGATCTTTGGGACTTAAAAGCGATCGTCGCGGCAGCGGAAGAACTTCGCGCGCCCGTTATGGTAGGGGTAGACCCGCCGGTATTCGAGGACATCGGATACGAGATGTGCGCCGCTATGGTGGATGTGGCCACAAAAGAAGCGTCCGTGCCCATTATCCATCATCTGGATCATTCATCTTGTGTAAAGCAGTGCAAGGAAGCGATCGACCTGGGCGTATTCTCGGTCATGATGGACGCCTCGCATAAACCAATCGATGAAAATATCGCCGACGTACGTGCGGTAACCGATTATGCACGGGAAAAAGGCGCGTATGTGGAGGCGGAGATCGGCCGGATCCGCGGGGAATCTTCGTATGAAACCTCGTATACCGGGGACGATTACCTCTTCATTTTGGACGAAGCCGTCAAGCTGGTCAGGGAAGCAAAGCCGGATGCGCTTGCGATCGGCATCGGCAATGCGCACGGTTTTTATGTGGGAAAGCCGGAGCTGAATTTTGACAAGCTGAAGGAAGCCAACGACGCGCTGGACGTCTTTTTGGTGCTGCACGGCGGCACGGGCATCCCGCGCGAGGATATCCGCCGCGCGATCAAGGGCGGCATCAACAAGGTGAACGTAGGGACAGCGGTTTATACCGCGTATATGAACGGCGTCCGCGACAAGCTGATGGCTGACGGCGAAAACCAGTTCACGCTGGAAGTCATGCCTGTCGGCGTGGAGCGCTGCAAGCAGGCGGTCATGGAATGGATCAAGACATGCATGGCTGATGGAAAGGCCTAA
- a CDS encoding glycyl-radical enzyme activating protein has protein sequence METQKTGTVFEIERFAINDGPGIRTLVFLKGCPLRCEWCSNPESQISGPQIMWWKTRCLGCLGCVAVCPHGAVSAGPGGITIDGEKCTYCGLCAQGCNAEALTMVGKIMSVEDVMKEIEKDEGFYENSGGGVTFSGGEAFAQYPFLLELCKAAKKRRYHTCIETTGYTDWEKLKAVAEYIDIFLYDFKCMDDEVHKRVTGVSNKLILENYVRLLETGANVVVRVPVIPGINAGDDNFRRMAEFLKKCSSGCKIDLLPYHRLGVSKYERLRMGYALPDIEPPSAQRMEELKAMLEKEGFIVGIGGK, from the coding sequence ATGGAAACACAAAAAACGGGGACGGTCTTTGAGATCGAGCGCTTTGCGATCAACGACGGGCCGGGCATACGGACACTGGTATTCCTGAAGGGATGCCCGCTCCGGTGCGAGTGGTGCTCTAACCCGGAATCGCAAATCAGCGGGCCGCAGATCATGTGGTGGAAAACACGGTGCCTGGGATGCCTGGGGTGCGTTGCGGTATGTCCGCATGGAGCGGTCAGCGCGGGGCCGGGCGGCATTACGATCGACGGTGAAAAATGCACCTATTGCGGCTTATGCGCGCAGGGGTGCAATGCAGAAGCGCTTACAATGGTAGGAAAAATCATGTCCGTTGAGGACGTGATGAAGGAAATCGAAAAGGACGAGGGCTTTTATGAGAACTCCGGAGGGGGCGTTACCTTCTCCGGAGGGGAAGCCTTTGCGCAATATCCTTTTTTACTGGAACTTTGCAAAGCGGCGAAGAAAAGAAGATATCATACCTGTATCGAGACCACGGGATATACTGACTGGGAAAAGCTGAAGGCCGTTGCAGAGTACATTGATATCTTTTTATATGACTTTAAATGTATGGACGACGAGGTGCATAAACGGGTCACGGGCGTTTCCAACAAGCTGATATTGGAAAACTATGTCCGGTTGCTGGAAACAGGCGCCAATGTGGTCGTCAGGGTTCCGGTGATCCCGGGCATCAACGCCGGGGACGACAATTTCCGCAGGATGGCGGAATTTTTAAAGAAGTGCAGTTCGGGGTGCAAGATCGACCTGTTGCCTTACCACAGGCTGGGAGTATCGAAATACGAACGCCTGCGCATGGGATATGCACTGCCGGATATAGAGCCGCCCTCCGCGCAGCGGATGGAAGAGCTCAAGGCTATGCTTGAAAAGGAAGGATTTATAGTAGGGATCGGCGGGAAATAG
- a CDS encoding DUF1893 domain-containing protein, which translates to MAISDIYKREIEDEKCSCIICNKKVVRRFSGRGIGVLLEAYENFPQHMAGSTVFDKIIGKAAALILARAGVKRLYAHVLSARAIPVLVQYGIEWEAGSVTDNITSRMGTGMCPMEQCVEGIQDPETGIALLKEEMIRLQGRKREKGA; encoded by the coding sequence ATGGCCATTTCGGATATTTACAAAAGGGAAATAGAAGACGAAAAATGCTCGTGTATCATTTGTAACAAAAAAGTGGTACGCCGGTTTTCCGGGAGGGGGATCGGCGTACTGCTTGAAGCGTATGAAAACTTTCCGCAGCATATGGCGGGGAGCACGGTCTTTGATAAGATCATCGGCAAGGCTGCCGCCCTCATTTTGGCACGCGCGGGCGTGAAACGGTTGTACGCGCATGTATTGAGCGCCAGGGCAATCCCTGTGCTCGTGCAGTACGGGATCGAGTGGGAAGCTGGCAGTGTTACGGACAATATCACCAGCAGGATGGGCACGGGAATGTGTCCGATGGAGCAATGTGTGGAAGGGATACAGGATCCGGAAACGGGCATTGCGCTTTTAAAAGAAGAAATGATACGGCTGCAGGGCCGGAAGCGGGAAAAGGGTGCGTAA
- a CDS encoding uridine kinase family protein, whose translation MEEWEEIVGRHRSTYEKMTLQDAVKLLYQNEFGVEHLVPDEGAAHDMLVREYGEMGGSRRETMFEPIGGGLCRMHMNAEGFDETDLFLLEKMFLRTADTKRGSRTELLRKLKRLGLFRFYGTHKRSDTETKLADYVRTGVPSIRHSNEFREAYHPHYRVVAQKYADCYPALRWIAQCSEKGKCVIAIDGRCGSGKTMLAHRIREIFDCGVVHMDDFFLPQELRTRQRLLEPGGNVHYERIEGEVLEPLQKGGNVRYRPYDCARGVLAELQEIPERDCYIIEGSYALHPRLRPYYTDSMALHVHREVQRERIIAREGNLGARAFFEQWMPLEERYFEEYEIYAKAGAVFESGADGRVTKLSKN comes from the coding sequence ATGGAAGAATGGGAAGAAATTGTAGGCAGGCACAGAAGTACCTATGAGAAAATGACGCTGCAGGATGCGGTGAAGCTGCTTTACCAGAACGAATTCGGCGTGGAGCACCTGGTTCCGGACGAGGGGGCGGCACACGATATGCTTGTGCGCGAATATGGCGAAATGGGCGGAAGCAGGCGGGAAACGATGTTTGAACCCATTGGCGGGGGCTTGTGCAGGATGCACATGAACGCAGAAGGGTTTGATGAAACAGACCTGTTTTTGCTGGAAAAAATGTTTTTGCGTACGGCGGATACCAAGCGGGGAAGCCGCACAGAGCTCTTGCGCAAATTAAAGAGGCTGGGATTGTTCCGCTTTTACGGGACGCATAAACGGTCGGATACAGAGACAAAGCTGGCGGACTATGTGAGGACTGGGGTGCCGAGCATCCGGCACAGCAACGAATTCAGGGAAGCATACCACCCGCATTACCGCGTGGTGGCGCAGAAATATGCGGATTGCTACCCGGCGCTTCGCTGGATCGCCCAATGCAGCGAAAAGGGAAAGTGCGTGATTGCCATCGACGGCCGCTGCGGAAGCGGAAAAACGATGCTTGCACACCGGATACGCGAAATTTTCGACTGCGGCGTGGTGCATATGGATGATTTTTTCCTGCCGCAGGAGCTGCGGACAAGACAGCGGCTGTTGGAGCCGGGGGGAAACGTCCATTATGAGCGGATCGAGGGCGAAGTCCTGGAACCGCTTCAAAAGGGCGGGAACGTGCGCTACCGCCCGTACGATTGTGCGCGCGGCGTTTTGGCAGAGCTGCAGGAGATCCCGGAAAGGGATTGCTATATCATAGAAGGCTCGTATGCGCTGCACCCGCGGCTGCGGCCGTATTACACGGACAGCATGGCGTTGCATGTCCACCGGGAGGTGCAGCGGGAACGGATCATCGCGCGGGAAGGGAATTTGGGCGCGCGGGCGTTTTTTGAGCAGTGGATGCCGCTGGAGGAACGGTATTTTGAAGAATACGAGATATACGCCAAGGCCGGAGCCGTGTTTGAAAGCGGCGCAGACGGCAGGGTAACGAAGCTTTCAAAAAATTGA
- a CDS encoding Gfo/Idh/MocA family protein, whose translation MAEKLKVGVVGYGKMGKVYADWFSENENCEVCAVYNHSAKRKSEAAAEHPGAVFYEDWREMIENGGLDIIGICSPTNERMAQMECAVKNHKHVICEKPVCMDMDELNTLAKLLEGYDKKFCVASELKYHPVIRKVTELLPQIGTLFYIDFHYSMYRTEIKWKHLYQSGGGILRELGQHLLDVATIWLGQPQTVYGRNMVVMPGREVEDVTLDLITYESGAVVNLVSHYFDHTANTYRGSVYGTRGQIDFELSSYDTDVRHVTLYVEDGPAQKIEVVLPEAIDRIYPGHMDSFRTEIGIFVDEICSGKPIVNDLGNEFTNMSLIDGSYVSEQTKQPVSLPIRSFSSAGLKDVYTKFESK comes from the coding sequence ATGGCGGAAAAACTGAAGGTCGGCGTGGTCGGGTACGGCAAGATGGGAAAGGTATATGCGGACTGGTTTTCTGAAAATGAAAACTGCGAGGTGTGCGCGGTATACAACCATTCCGCAAAGCGCAAAAGCGAAGCGGCGGCGGAGCATCCGGGCGCGGTGTTCTATGAAGATTGGCGCGAGATGATCGAGAACGGCGGGTTGGATATCATCGGCATTTGCAGCCCCACCAACGAGCGGATGGCACAGATGGAATGCGCGGTCAAAAACCACAAGCATGTGATCTGTGAAAAGCCGGTCTGTATGGATATGGACGAGCTGAATACCCTTGCCAAACTGCTCGAAGGATACGATAAAAAATTCTGCGTGGCTTCCGAACTGAAGTACCATCCGGTGATCCGCAAGGTAACGGAGCTGCTGCCGCAGATCGGGACGTTGTTTTATATCGACTTCCATTATTCCATGTACCGTACGGAAATCAAATGGAAGCACCTGTACCAGTCGGGCGGCGGGATATTGCGCGAATTGGGGCAGCACCTTCTCGATGTGGCGACCATCTGGCTGGGACAGCCGCAGACGGTGTATGGACGCAATATGGTCGTAATGCCGGGACGCGAGGTAGAGGATGTGACGCTTGACCTGATCACCTATGAGAGCGGGGCGGTGGTAAACCTTGTCAGCCACTATTTCGACCATACGGCGAACACATACCGCGGGAGCGTCTATGGCACGCGCGGGCAGATTGATTTTGAACTGAGCTCTTATGATACGGACGTGCGCCATGTCACGCTGTATGTGGAGGACGGGCCGGCGCAGAAAATAGAGGTAGTGCTGCCGGAAGCCATCGACAGGATCTATCCCGGGCATATGGACTCGTTCCGGACGGAGATCGGGATATTTGTTGATGAGATATGTTCAGGAAAACCGATCGTCAACGACCTGGGCAATGAATTTACCAATATGAGCCTCATTGACGGCTCTTATGTATCGGAACAGACAAAACAACCGGTAAGCCTGCCCATCCGTTCTTTTTCCAGTGCGGGCTTAAAGGATGTTTACACGAAATTTGAAAGCAAATAA
- a CDS encoding glycyl radical protein, producing the protein MDTRVQGLRELVMQQKPALCSERARYYTRSWQQTEGKPVAIRRALALKEILENQHVFIEKGELIVGNQAGIPNAAPIFPEYGMEWLLEELPRMNDRLLDKFEVSEEAAQELSELAPYWKGKTHFDKCKEELSLVMPEQYQEVWDAAHGNFNGTVTNSGRMTTGDGHVIANFEDTIRRGLRSVIDEAKGYIAKCDEDRGKSENVKKKIFLKSAVISMEAAVTFANRYADEAQRMADEGIMDAVEKQELLEIARICRKVPEFGAETFHEALQSYWMIHLILQIESNGHSMSFGRFDQYMQPYYEKDVQAGRLTREQALSMLQCFFLKCNQIKKIRAMSHTRTMHGYPMFQTLTIGGQKRDGSDAVNDMSYLVLEATGTVKMQEPTTIARLHPGTPNEFAMQCCKTVVTHGGGQPGLFNDQVTIPMLMSTGVTLEDARDWAVDGCCEPIVPGKHNTINGGCCHINLLKVLEMALDGGRNRHTGTCVLPEEKTLAEMTSYEEVEKAYRRQLEFYVSMIPMFDEVTSRAHAELTPCPFLSSVLDYRLEIGKDVEEGGGPNYNNTLSICHGAINVGNALYALKEKVFEEKVCTPGEMYEALRANWEGEKNALLRRKMLDAEKYGNDEDSVDLVVRQSLDWYFNEIRSYTPARGGTYCPSPQTLSANAYKGEEIGATPDGRYAGSVMADNVSPEAGTDLSGATAALKSVAKVDHILATDGTILNIKLHPTAVSGEERLQKFVSLIQTYFNLQGFQVQFNIVAAETLRAAQEEPDEYKGLVVKVAGYSALFVNLDPHLQDQIIARTEHQI; encoded by the coding sequence ATGGACACAAGGGTTCAGGGCTTAAGAGAACTGGTCATGCAGCAAAAACCTGCTTTATGCAGTGAGCGTGCGCGCTATTATACGCGTTCGTGGCAGCAGACCGAGGGAAAACCGGTAGCGATCCGCAGGGCGCTTGCCTTAAAGGAAATACTGGAAAACCAGCATGTATTCATTGAAAAAGGCGAGCTCATCGTGGGAAACCAGGCAGGAATCCCCAACGCGGCGCCCATCTTTCCGGAATACGGAATGGAGTGGCTGTTAGAAGAGCTTCCGCGTATGAACGACCGTTTGCTGGATAAATTTGAAGTATCGGAGGAAGCGGCGCAGGAGCTTTCCGAGCTGGCGCCTTACTGGAAAGGAAAGACGCATTTCGACAAATGCAAGGAAGAATTGTCCCTGGTGATGCCGGAACAATACCAGGAGGTATGGGACGCGGCGCACGGGAATTTTAACGGTACGGTCACGAACTCAGGTAGGATGACGACGGGCGACGGACACGTGATCGCCAATTTTGAAGATACGATCCGCAGGGGCCTTAGATCGGTGATCGACGAGGCGAAGGGATATATCGCAAAATGTGACGAGGACAGGGGAAAGAGCGAAAACGTCAAGAAGAAAATCTTTTTGAAGAGCGCGGTCATTTCCATGGAAGCGGCGGTCACGTTTGCAAACCGCTACGCAGACGAAGCGCAGCGCATGGCGGACGAAGGGATCATGGACGCGGTGGAAAAGCAGGAGCTGCTTGAGATCGCGCGGATCTGCCGGAAGGTACCGGAATTTGGCGCGGAAACGTTCCACGAAGCCCTGCAAAGCTACTGGATGATCCACCTGATCCTGCAGATCGAATCCAATGGACATTCCATGTCGTTCGGGCGTTTTGACCAGTACATGCAGCCGTACTATGAAAAGGACGTGCAGGCGGGCAGGCTGACGCGGGAGCAGGCGCTCAGCATGCTGCAGTGCTTCTTTTTGAAGTGTAACCAGATCAAAAAGATCCGTGCGATGAGCCATACGCGCACCATGCACGGGTATCCGATGTTCCAGACACTGACCATCGGCGGGCAAAAGCGCGACGGAAGCGACGCGGTAAACGATATGAGTTACCTGGTGCTGGAGGCGACCGGTACCGTGAAAATGCAGGAGCCAACGACCATCGCGCGGCTGCATCCGGGTACGCCCAACGAGTTTGCAATGCAGTGCTGTAAAACTGTAGTCACGCACGGCGGCGGACAGCCGGGGTTGTTCAACGACCAGGTCACTATCCCCATGCTGATGAGCACGGGCGTGACCTTGGAAGACGCGCGCGACTGGGCGGTGGACGGCTGCTGTGAGCCGATCGTACCCGGCAAGCACAATACGATCAACGGCGGTTGCTGCCACATCAATTTGCTCAAAGTGCTGGAAATGGCGCTTGACGGCGGCAGGAACAGGCATACGGGAACTTGTGTGCTGCCGGAGGAAAAGACGCTTGCCGAAATGACGAGTTATGAAGAAGTGGAAAAGGCGTACCGCAGGCAGCTTGAATTTTATGTGTCGATGATCCCCATGTTCGACGAGGTGACATCGCGCGCGCATGCGGAGCTGACGCCCTGCCCGTTCCTGTCTTCCGTGCTGGATTACCGGCTGGAGATCGGGAAAGACGTCGAAGAAGGCGGCGGGCCGAACTATAACAATACACTGAGCATCTGCCACGGGGCGATCAACGTAGGAAACGCGCTTTATGCCCTGAAGGAAAAGGTGTTTGAGGAAAAGGTATGTACGCCGGGGGAAATGTACGAGGCGCTTAGGGCAAACTGGGAGGGCGAGAAAAACGCGCTGCTCCGCAGGAAGATGCTGGACGCTGAGAAATACGGCAACGATGAGGACAGCGTAGACCTCGTCGTACGCCAGTCGCTCGACTGGTATTTCAACGAGATACGTTCGTATACGCCCGCACGGGGCGGTACCTATTGTCCCTCGCCGCAGACGCTGAGCGCGAACGCATATAAAGGCGAGGAGATAGGCGCGACGCCGGACGGCCGCTATGCGGGCAGCGTGATGGCGGATAATGTGTCGCCCGAAGCGGGAACAGACCTATCGGGCGCGACAGCGGCGCTCAAATCCGTGGCGAAGGTGGACCATATCTTAGCGACGGACGGTACGATCCTCAATATTAAGCTGCATCCGACCGCGGTGAGCGGGGAAGAACGGCTGCAGAAGTTTGTGTCGCTGATCCAGACGTATTTCAACCTGCAGGGATTCCAGGTGCAGTTCAACATCGTAGCGGCGGAAACGCTGCGTGCGGCACAGGAAGAACCGGACGAGTATAAAGGGCTTGTCGTCAAGGTCGCGGGGTACAGCGCATTGTTTGTGAACCTGGATCCGCATTTGCAGGATCAGATCATCGCGCGTACCGAGCACCAAATTTAA
- a CDS encoding glycyl-radical enzyme activating protein → MEFDLQTEGNVFNIERHALHDGPGIRTLVFLSGCPLRCKWCSNPECMREQSLYVWDNQCTHCGACIAHCPEHAIVFENGRVTTLREKCNLCGECTQYCPQGAREITGKRMSAGQVLDIVKKDMPFYITSGGGLTISGGEPFFQKEFAFALLSGAKRAGMHTAVETCGAVSWETLEEASGLVDMFLFDLKHTDRKKHREYTGTEPDRIMENIRRLSEAGAAVTVRIPVIPDFNDTKEEIGGIVSFAAGLKGVKRIDLLPFHKLAISKHNALGSVYPMADAQPLSQKQIAELEREAKKYFNNVHVEV, encoded by the coding sequence ATGGAGTTTGACTTACAAACGGAGGGCAATGTTTTCAACATAGAGCGGCACGCACTGCACGATGGCCCGGGTATCCGGACGTTGGTGTTCCTATCCGGATGCCCGCTGCGCTGCAAGTGGTGTTCCAACCCGGAATGTATGCGGGAGCAGTCGCTTTATGTCTGGGACAACCAGTGCACGCACTGCGGCGCATGCATTGCGCACTGCCCGGAGCACGCCATCGTTTTTGAAAACGGCAGGGTCACGACGCTGCGTGAAAAATGCAATCTGTGCGGGGAATGTACGCAGTACTGCCCGCAGGGCGCACGCGAGATAACCGGGAAAAGGATGAGCGCGGGGCAGGTGCTCGATATCGTAAAAAAGGATATGCCTTTTTACATCACGAGCGGAGGGGGCCTCACCATCTCCGGCGGGGAACCGTTTTTCCAGAAGGAATTCGCGTTTGCCCTGCTGAGCGGCGCAAAACGCGCAGGCATGCATACGGCGGTGGAAACGTGCGGCGCGGTTTCGTGGGAAACGCTCGAAGAAGCAAGCGGGCTGGTGGATATGTTCCTGTTCGATTTGAAGCACACGGACAGGAAAAAGCACAGGGAATATACGGGGACGGAGCCGGACAGGATCATGGAAAACATCAGGCGTTTGAGCGAAGCGGGCGCCGCGGTCACGGTGCGTATCCCGGTGATCCCGGATTTCAACGATACAAAAGAGGAGATCGGGGGTATCGTTTCTTTCGCTGCGGGCCTTAAGGGTGTGAAGCGGATCGACCTGCTGCCCTTCCATAAGCTGGCGATCTCCAAACACAACGCGCTGGGGAGCGTTTATCCGATGGCGGACGCACAGCCGCTCAGCCAGAAACAGATCGCAGAGCTTGAGCGGGAAGCGAAGAAATATTTCAACAATGTACACGTAGAGGTCTAA
- a CDS encoding DUF3842 family protein → MLVVVIDGQGGGMGRSIVERLRAELPEVELVVVGTNATATANMLKGGQAQGATGENAVLYNCARADVVIGPIGVFFANAMLGEVTPRMAEALATCGAEKIAIPVSRCHINIMGLKDHALSAHIAEAVETIKQLNNRS, encoded by the coding sequence ATGCTGGTAGTGGTAATAGACGGGCAGGGCGGCGGTATGGGAAGAAGTATCGTCGAACGGCTGCGCGCAGAGCTGCCCGAGGTTGAGCTGGTCGTGGTGGGGACGAACGCCACAGCGACCGCGAATATGCTAAAGGGCGGGCAGGCGCAGGGGGCGACAGGCGAGAACGCTGTGCTCTACAATTGTGCGCGTGCCGATGTAGTGATCGGGCCGATCGGCGTGTTTTTTGCAAACGCGATGCTCGGCGAGGTCACGCCGCGGATGGCGGAAGCGCTGGCGACATGCGGGGCGGAAAAAATCGCCATTCCCGTTTCACGGTGCCATATCAATATTATGGGGCTTAAGGATCACGCGCTTTCGGCACACATCGCCGAGGCGGTGGAAACGATCAAGCAATTGAATAACAGGTCTTGA
- a CDS encoding carbohydrate kinase family protein: MKKVDVISIGAINCDIIAFVSKFPEAEQKINSTELVEPKASGVALDCLTMINNLGLSCGHIGKMGEDEYAQCAQRDMKESGIDFSYSSVVKGARSSLAWVMVNKKDGERCHIMHPMCAEGMIGSEDIKAASEYIKGAKAVHMEMLQMPMGPLYEAAELCRENGVVTSMDIDIAPRFLYEYKYSDPELLKKTFACVDIIKLCKDAVQDLTEETDLLKAAVDIAQKFGNKVLIITDGDKGCVIAWRDGDMVRSALVSGFTDTPVVDTTGSGDAFAGGFLYGYLNGYPMEKAAQLGNACGYLKALNIGARNMPKRETVEAFLKGKGWDSL; the protein is encoded by the coding sequence ATGAAAAAGGTGGATGTGATTTCAATCGGGGCGATCAACTGCGATATCATCGCATTTGTTTCAAAATTCCCGGAAGCGGAGCAAAAGATCAATTCGACAGAGCTCGTGGAGCCAAAGGCGTCGGGCGTGGCGCTCGATTGCTTGACGATGATCAATAATTTAGGACTTTCGTGCGGGCACATCGGAAAGATGGGCGAGGACGAATATGCCCAGTGCGCACAGCGCGACATGAAGGAAAGCGGGATCGATTTCTCGTACAGCAGCGTAGTGAAGGGAGCCCGCAGCTCGCTTGCATGGGTGATGGTCAACAAAAAAGACGGCGAACGCTGCCACATCATGCATCCGATGTGCGCGGAAGGGATGATCGGCAGCGAGGATATCAAAGCGGCGAGCGAATATATCAAAGGGGCAAAAGCGGTGCACATGGAAATGCTGCAGATGCCGATGGGGCCGCTTTATGAAGCGGCGGAGCTGTGCCGTGAAAATGGGGTGGTCACCTCCATGGACATCGATATCGCGCCGCGGTTCTTATATGAATATAAATATTCCGACCCGGAACTTTTGAAAAAGACGTTCGCATGCGTGGATATCATCAAGCTGTGTAAGGACGCCGTACAAGACTTGACGGAGGAAACGGATCTTTTAAAGGCGGCGGTGGACATTGCGCAGAAATTTGGGAACAAGGTACTGATCATCACGGACGGCGACAAGGGCTGCGTCATCGCGTGGCGCGACGGCGATATGGTGCGCAGCGCTCTTGTGAGCGGGTTTACCGATACGCCCGTCGTGGATACGACAGGCTCTGGCGATGCCTTTGCAGGCGGCTTTTTATATGGATATTTGAACGGGTATCCGATGGAAAAGGCAGCGCAGCTGGGGAACGCATGCGGATATCTGAAGGCGCTTAACATCGGCGCGCGCAATATGCCGAAGCGCGAGACGGTGGAAGCATTCCTCAAGGGAAAAGGATGGGATTCGCTGTAA